Proteins from a genomic interval of Thermovirga sp.:
- a CDS encoding heavy-metal-associated domain-containing protein: protein MSKEYSYRVPDMSCGHCVKRITGVLESMGV, encoded by the coding sequence ATGAGCAAGGAGTATTCCTACAGGGTACCGGATATGTCGTGCGGTCACTGCGTCAAGAGGATAACCGGGGTCCTGGAGTCGATGGGAGT